The Juglans microcarpa x Juglans regia isolate MS1-56 chromosome 2D, Jm3101_v1.0, whole genome shotgun sequence DNA window aagtagtgggtctcattaataattagtttgagatgaattgagtttcgttcaacaaccaaacataacCCTAGGACTACGTTTcgatattgagatgagttgagttgagttgaaaatagtaatattttgtgagtctcattaagatgagtttaagagtgcgtttggatgttgaagtgagttgaattgaattaataaaatattattagaatattatttattattattattattgttttaggatttgaaaaagttgaattatttattatattttgtgttagaatttgaaaaaattataatgatgagttgagatgagttgtgttttCAAACGAAACCTAACTTTTTTAAGTGgagatggatttaactttttaagtaaAACTGTACGAAGTAGTTaggttaagatgaatttaaattttttataaaaagtgaaaaaaaataatgaatgacatcaataattattttaaaataaattaaatttgattcaAGAACCAAGACAACCGTGGCCTTAAGATCGATATAGTTTGCTATGGTCGTGTGGCTCATCAAAGCTCTTTCCACCTCCCCTCGTTAATGCTGACTGCAGTGGCCAGTGGGGTTCCCTCTTGTGGGGGTGCCCCCCGGTCCCCCAAACTGCTTGCTCTCTTTGAATCGACACGTACAttacctttttgtttttttttttaataaagagaaattatttatacaatttttaaataaacaaactctatgcaaatttttgtaaaaaaaaaaatctcatattgaaaaaattaaaagaactaTTCTTTTCCAGGGAACttactattttacaaaaaaaaaaaaaaaattatttatttgaaaattgtattaagattactcttttataaattgtacaGAACTTATGACAATCACGATCCCATAATTAAAGTACTATTGGATCAATTGCATTATCTTGAGTCATAATTATTTAATCCTAAAATTCAATTTAGGTctagtttattttcacaattttttttttaatttatttcatttattcattataatttttttaaatctctacataaaataaaataaataattcaatttttttaaattctaaaataaaaataatattaaaaaaatatatttcaataatattttattcaacttttaactttaatatcaatttatctcattttatctgtaaaaacaaacgccTTAATGATCTTAGATTCTTTGCGTGATAgttaatgatattatatatatatatatcctcaatTATTTCATTACGGGTATAAAATCACCAGTTTTATTAACTTGTCATGCttgtaaaatgaaagaaaaagaggatgGATGAGACCTGTCTAATTATATCTATCAATCATTCCCcttccctttatttttattggatttttaatttttaacattttaattttgtgtttttattttacttttattattattctttttagaaaaaaatatattacattcaTTAATAACGGACAATATAAATTAGACCTGAAATATACATAATAAGTCAATTACAACATTTTACGTTTTTATGATGAGGTAATAAACTCGGAAAAATTTAGagtgattttgtttttctataatgagatattattttcttgtaaattgagaagattgtttttataaagtaatagataaatgatatttacagttttatgATATGTAAATCAcgtgaattatttttaagtaatatcACAACAAGATACAAAcagttatactatattaattaGCACTAATTAGTTTCCTACTGTATATAGTTTGGGGAAAATCTTCGGACAGGTCGGGTGTTAAATCTCAAATAACACATTCCAATGAGGTGCTGCCACATCATCATCCCATTTGGCTAAGAATGGACCGCACATACACTAAATCTCAGGCTGCATACACAGAAACTCTCTCCCAATACCCTCCCATCTCCGAGACCCTCTCTACCAAGACCTTTAAAGACCCATTCTTCCATTATTGTGACCCTTTCTATGAAGGAGAAATTCCCGAAGCCTCAGCACACCCatgtgttaagttaaaaaaaaagtatatatatcatgtgtaaTGTGTGGAGAGTACAACTGATATATATCGAAGTCACAATAATTTATTATCTTGAACATCGAAGCCGAATCTACAGCGGTCCAAACCCACAATAATTTGTAATGAAAGCTCAAATTTGTAGTGTTCAAATCCATAATAAATATTGAAGAGATTAAATTACAATCCCATTACATTGACAAACCCATTAGCCAAAAACACAATCACACAAAAAAATTGTGTTGTGAAGATTGTCGATGACAACATTTGCAAGGAAACCAGATTTTCAGCATGAGATTCGAAATAGCAGCATTACAAACCAAACACAATGTACAAAAATGTCCAGATCTTGAGATAAATGTCCAGATCTTGAGATAAATGCCCAGATCTCCTTTCGTTAAATGCTCACAGATAAGACCAGAGACAACGTGTAAAAATTCCCAAACACAACGTACATTTTTGTATGCCATTTTTTTACGTTGCGTCAAAAATACCTTGAGACACTGCCTGTTTCCTTCCGTCAAATGCCCAGATCTTAATTTGCAAGGAAATTGAtatatcttttcaaaaaaaaaaaaggaaattgatatataaaaagaaaacacttcTTTACGTACACACATTTGCATTAGAAAGTGCATGAAAAATATAaccattttatgttttttctagTGGCCGACaggcttgaggagagagagagagagagttttaaggagagagagagagagagtgcaggTGGGGGTTAGGGGGTGACGACAATAGGTGTGTCGAACAAAGTGAAAATCGGGTTTGgccgttttgttttttttggggggggtggGGGTACACACTGCATGCACCTCCATTGTTCATTTTCCTAGAGTTTCTATGTGTTATTGTTATTAGTGGGTGTAAAATGAAGTTTTACACTCATCCGACTGGTAGCTTCACCCAGTTAGTCATGGTATTCTCTCTTTACAGTAGTACTTTATTTCCAAATTTATACACGTCATTAGTGCTAACTTaaagaaaatctctctctctctctaccatatgtatatatgtatatatatatatatatatatatatatatattggtcgAATTTAGTGGCAAGTAGGTCTTCAAAAAGCCTAGCTTTGAAAGCCGCTGCTTTCTCTCCACCCACTGCTTTCACTTTCATAGCCTTATCTTCCTGAAGTTGGCTTCCACGCTGCAAATAAATATGATCGGGCATTGGCATGGGGCCTCCTTCCTTTTGGTTGGATAAGGGAGGATTCCACGATAGCCTTTTGTCTTTGcaaatgttgttgttgttggtgcCAGAAATACCCATCATTGTATACCACTTGCCCCCCAATATCTCGAACTACAACGCTAGCTGATTCCATCCATCCACAGCTAGCTTTCATTTTATCTCTCTTAATATCTTCAAATTCAGACAAAAACccatgaaaatatcattttccccaaTTAATGACATTGTCTTAGTAGTCAAAATGAAATCCAATTAAGCATTGGTGGAACAAACAAATTCAACAAAATCCTTATGTTCTCATGTCCTTATAAAGACTCAACGCATGATCTTTAATGGCATTGTGATCATGATGCTAATTAATACTCTTTTAATATCATAGACTATATAGCTTGTTAAGttctcaaaaattaaataaaataaaacatttgtgATAATAATCCTCGAAAATTTAAATCCTATTATTCGTCAAATTAAAGTAAATTAGTTGACTAGACATATCAACATTATAAGTGTGACCAATCTTTCCATGATCACCTCCAACATCATCGATCGTGGGGAAGATTATacatatctaacattactctttttctttaattaatttactattaatatttgcataatttatttaaactatcattaaattttaaatttttagatttttgtttttgttgggttCAAAAAGTTGAATCTTCCTCATAGATCTAGAAACTTGTTAAATCTCATTAATTTTGTGAAGAATTCCGGTCTTGGGATGGAGTCGGCCAGTTGTATCCCttaatatataagatttaaGATTCTCATTTATTAATGTGCTCATAATAATTAGTCCGTGTTCCAGTTCCTCCACCCCAATTCCAGCTGTCCATCTTCTCACTTTCCTTCTGATTCTCTGAATTGAAATGTCCGATTAAccgttttccaatttttttcttcttttttaagtaaaaagGGTTGGAGGGAAACCAGAGATGGAGTAGAACGTTCTAGTTTTTATAGTAGCACCCATTCCGATAGAAAAAGTTAGACAGCGAGAACTGCAGAGCCACTCCCTGCAAATCGGACTTGAGCGATCCAATCCCACGGGAACATCAATGTTCCATGAGCAGGACCTAATGCCCACTGTCTAACTCATGGACCCCGGAGCCACCATCCTCGGTGGTCCGTTTCCCAATTTGTGTAATACCAGACCCACCTCAAAATAAATCCTGCAAAAATtatagagaaataaataaaaggacgAATATCAAAACtatggtttaaaaaataaaaaaaataggaggaaaggaaaggaaCCAAAACCTGTTTACACAAATAATACGGCTGGATAACGAACGGACGGACGTAGCTAAAGTCCTTGGCGACAAACCATATCGGAGAGCAAACCAAACGCAACGCAACACAACGCAACGCAATCCTAcagaaagaaaagatcaaacaaATAAGCCTGGCGAAGAGAACGAAGACACAATGCTCTGATCTCTGGATGATGACAAACTCAATCCACGTCCAATAATTCCTAGTAGTTTCTCGAATTAACCTCTGgattttttaagttaattttaatttccatTTTAGGAGAAGTTTAGTAAAAAATGATCGAATCGCCTTCAGGGCTTCAATGACTGCCTcggatatatataatttatattatatctacaCAGAGATGTCTCGAATATCGGTCACCggattacacaaaaaataaatccaagTCCGTTCTTCCCAATCGCCTACTTCTCCGAGCAGCTCAGATCACAAGCCGTTTCAACGTGATCTGACTCTTAAAGAATCTGAAGAGCCCAGGACTCCGACGCCGCCTTCATCGTCGGAGAATTGACAGACAGAGAGATTATCGGTCAACATACCCTAGTCACTTCTCGGCTATAGACATGACGGAGAGCCGGCTCGGCCTCGGCAGGAAGTCGGCGCGCCTTTTCTGCTGATGCGAAGAGGGCCGGATCAAGGCCGCCAAGGCTCGTTTCACCAAATCGCCTTCTACTCCACCGATCCTCACCAGCGAGTTCGTCATCGCCGAGCGCCGCGAGTTCAGTCTGTTCGGAGAGTACGGCGCCACCGACTGCGAACCGGACCCCTTGTGCAAACTGCACCTGAATGAACCCGGGTGCGTGGTTGGAGAGCACATACAGGTTCGCTTCTGATCCTGCCGCTTCACGACCTGGTTGCTGCCGCCCCCGTTCCCACGAGGGGAGACGGAGATGGACCGGCTTGGGGAGATTGAGCGGTCGAGCGAGAACCGGACGGAGCTGGCTGAGGGAGAAGTTCTGCACATGTTGACGCGTGTCGGAGAAGCGGAGCGGGTGAAGAAGGTAGTTGATCCAGAGGAGAAGCTGGAGCTGGTGGAAGAGGCGAAGTATGGGGAAGAATAccgagaaggagagggagaatcGTAGAATCTTCCGGAGGGTGCGAGGGAACGGACAACCGGTCCGGCTGACGATCTTCTAGAAGTTGCCGCCATTCTTGTTGCAGTAGAGAGGGAAAttctagagagagatagagctagagaataatattttaaacttttctagTGAGCCGCCCTTGGCTGTTTAATTTGGCAAACCTGGCTTCACTCGAGCTATGTATTTATAGGGTTTCAAAGGAGGAAAGGGTCAGGAAATAGTCGAGTTTCGCGGTGATAGTCGAGTTTTCGCGATATTCTGATTCAAGATATTTATTTCGCGGCTTTGCGATGCTGTCCCTACGATTTTCCTATTTATTCTGTGGGTATTTACTATTTAATGCCATTATTTTACCAATAACAAGACagtatcctctttttttttttttttttttggatataaCAATgtcatattaaattttattattttttaagagcaATGATagatgtaaatttaaaatttataaattttgcataaatttgaataatattaaatataattatgaattgtgtAAGTACTacacattcttttttaaaagaaaaattctatttgcagtttCATTGATGAAtggagtaaaaggaaaaaaaaattatcattttagaaaagatattattataattttaaatttttttaaaacataattatatagaCTTGTATGAGCAGTTTCTATTTAAGAATTGTATGTAAACTAactcttttgaaaaatagtaatgttcattattaaaaaaattaagttttttcatatgaatattatatttacttatttttaacaaaaaaaaacatgatatttgtgtattttttatgactataaatattatttttcaaaaaataaatgttaagaCTCAAAGTAGAAGTCTCAAAATCTAAcgagaaaatatataaatttaaaatcatttgttctttttaaaaggatttctttatttcttaacagtaatttagtaaaaaatatattatttttagtaatagtttatttatgtaattatatatattgacgtGTTAATTATTGATacgtttaaaattttaaaattataaatttaaaatttaaaaattgataaatatatgtAATACTGTTCAATTGATATAATTGGGAGAATGGAAAATATACGGGACGAACAGGGACGTAAttgcaattaataaaatttgcaGTGTGTTTTCAGCGTACCGTTTGGCGTTTGGTATAGTTGGAAGAAAGCATAGGACGGATAAGGACGTAATTGCAATTAGCAAAATTTGCAGTGTGTTTTCAGCGTACCGTTTACGATGTCACTTTAACCAAACCAGAGGAGCGGTTGGGTTAGTTAAGTTGCAGGCGTGGTTTAGGTTTTTGTGATCTAAGGTTTTCTCAGAACTATGGGCAGCCAGCgaccaatgttttttttttggctgtgTTTGTTGGGATGCTCAAACGCAATCTGCTGCTCTGCCACGTGCACTGGACTGCTTTACAGCTGACGCTGTTTAGATTCCACGTACCAGTGTGCCACCCACTGGAATTCAGCGTTACCAGACGCAACTTTAAGGCCGCGTTTGGcttttagattttattgaactcaattcacttcagtcaaattttaaataaaatttaacatttaaatacgtaatttaaatcattaaatttattttaactcaaaatttttttacacatgagacttaaaattttttttaatttaacatctctttacacgtggaactcataactttttttaaaaattttataaatatataatattatatatatttaaactcattttaacattcaaacacatattaaCTCGTCTTACGTGAGCCATACAAAACTTACTAAactatcttaattcattattattcataaaaaactcaactcatctcaattcaactcaactcaacatccaaatgcaggctaaaagaaaatttgtatttattatcttacataccacacttattttttatttttctcttactGCAGGTGTgatgtatagatgataagtagaaaaattcaattagtttaaaaataataaaatctaaagaaattaaaaataaatatagtgtgtggtatgtgaaaataataagtaataaaactcattttaaaattaactaaataattaaatcGTGTTTTTCTTGCAATCACTTTCATTTTAATaatgttaaatttaaaaaaaaaaaaataaaaacaaaaattttattgatgaaaagtCTCGCTTTTGCGGAAGAAAACTATATTGAAACCTTTAAAAATAACAAGGTGTTAAGTAAGATTATAATCTATTATGGACTGATTATCTATACACAACTTTTGAGCCGAATCGATAGACCCAACTTGTTCATTCTCGACTTGCCAACTAAAACTCGTGTTGCCCCTTGACTTGCCAATAAGTCCGCCACTTGATAAAGCTCTCTAAAAACACGGTTTGAAGATATTATCGAGGAGATTAGCATGATACATATCCCTTATCCTTCCACCACATTGAGATTAGCATGGAGTCAATTTACACTTTGAACAATCCCAAGCAACTATAGTCAATGTTTAATTTCACATTGAGAGTAGTAGGAGCTGTTGTGATTCCAAGTTGTTTggagataataatattaacaaaaagtCTACTTGCACTCGGCATGAGAACCCCCGCATACCTGTCCCTCCACATGGAAAAATTGAAATGCCGCATTTTGTATCTAATCTAAACGACAGAACACCAACATTCAAGGGGTTCGTCTTCTTCATCTACTCACGAACACTCGCAATTTTCTTAATATGGCTCGGGTATTTTTCTGATAGGCTCTGAATTTTTCTGCATCATTTTGTCATTGTGCACGTCACTGGTGGGCGCTGGATACACATGAAGCCCTTCCTCTTCGTCTGCAAATAGATATGTTCTTTCCAAAATAAACAATGCTCATATCCAAAATAAACTTCaataaacaagtaaatatgCTCCTCACTACTCAAAGACGACACTTTCTCATTTCTCTAATTCAACTGtgtttcattttcctttatatttt harbors:
- the LOC121248914 gene encoding uncharacterized protein LOC121248914 codes for the protein MAATSRRSSAGPVVRSLAPSGRFYDSPSPSRYSSPYFASSTSSSFSSGSTTFFTRSASPTRVNMCRTSPSASSVRFSLDRSISPSRSISVSPRGNGGGSNQVVKRQDQKRTCMCSPTTHPGSFRCSLHKGSGSQSVAPYSPNRLNSRRSAMTNSLVRIGGVEGDLVKRALAALIRPSSHQQKRRADFLPRPSRLSVMSIAEK